The window GCCTAACAAGAGGAGGAAAAGGAAGTCCATGGTTTGGGAACACTTCACCATAGAAACTGTAAGTGCTGATAGTAGAAGGGCATTCTGTAAGCAGTGCAAGCAAAGCTTTGCATACAGCACAGGTTCAAAAGTAGCTGGTACCAGCCATCTTAAACGTCACATTGCCAAGGGAACTTGTCTAGCACTACTACGCAATCAGGGGAATCAACAAACACCTGGTGCGCCAGGGATCAATGGAAATGGCAGTATGTCTGATCCACCAAGACGTCACTACAGATCCCATAGCTCAGCCTACATTTCATTTGATTCAGATCGTTGCCGCCCTGAAATTGCCAGAATGATGATTATCCATGATTACCCTCTTCACATGGTTGAACATTCTGGATTTGTAACTTTTCTCAAGAGTCTTGAACCCAGATTTGACATGGTGAGCTTTAATATTGTCCAAGGAGATTGTGTCTCAAGTTACTTGAGGGAAAAGCAAAATGTTATGAAGTTCATTGAGGGTTTGCCCGGACGTGTTTGCCTTACATTGGATGTATGGACATCTAGCCAAAGCTTAGGTTATGTGTTTATAACAGGACACTTCATTGATGGTTATTGGAAGCCACAGAGGCGGATTCTCAATGTTGTGATGGAACCGAACCCTAACTCAGATGCAGCTCTTAGCCATGCTGTTGCTACTTGCCTATCTGATTGGAGTTTGGAAGGCAAGCTATTTTCTATCACTTTCAATCAGCCAGTGGGTGAACCTGGGCTTCAAAACCTCAGATCTCTACTCTCTGTAAAAAATCCCCTTATCATCAACGGTCAGTTAATCCTTGGGAACTGCAGTGCTCGTACTTTAAGCAACTTTGCAAAAGAAGTGCTATGGGCAGGGCGAGAGATCATTAAGAAAGTCCGTTACAGTGTAAAGTATGTGAAGACCTCAGAATTTCATGAGCAAAAGTTCCTTGAGCTCAAGGAACAGCTTCAAGTCCCCAGTGAAAAAGACCTATCTCTTGACAACCAAGCTCAATGGAACACAACGTATCAGATGCTGGTGGCTGCTTCAGAGTTGAAGGAAGTATTTTCTTGCCTAGATACTTCCGATCCTGATTACAAAGAGGCTCCATCCATGGAAGACTGGAAGCAGGTTGACATTCTATGCACGTACTTGAAACCTCTTTTTGATGCAGCCAACTTCCTTGCCTCTAGAACTAACCCAAACCAGAAGACATTCTTCCACGAAGTCTGGAAGATGCATGAGCTGTATCATTCTATTACAAGTCATGGGGATCCCTTTGTCATCAGTCTTGCTGAAATAATGCAAGAAAAGATAGACAAATATTTGAAGGAGTGCATCCTAGCTTTGGCAATTGCTGTAGTCTTGGATCCTCGGTTTAGGATGAAGTTGATCGAGTTCAGTTTTGTGAAATTCTATGGTAAAGAAGCTAGCACATACATTAAGATTGTTGATGATGCTCTCCGTGAGCTTTTTCTCGAATATGCGGCGCTTCCTCTCCCTCTTACGCCAGCTCATGCTGAAGATGGAAATTTTGAGAACATGAAGACTGAAGAAATTTCATACAATGAGCTCACAGATTTTGATGCGTATGTGGAGACTACTAGTCAAAATAAGAAGTCGGAGCTGGAGCAGTATTTAGAAGAGTCTTTGTTGCCTCGCTTCCAAGAGATGGATGTACTGAAATGGTGGGAAGAGAACAAGCTCCAGTATCCAGTTCTTTCAAAAATGGCTCGTGATATATTGACCATGCAGGTGTCTACTGCTGATCCTGACTCTGTATTTGATACCGAGATCAAAGAGCTGGATGAGTATCGGAGTTCTTTGAGACCTGAAACCGTGGAAGCCCTTGTATGTGCAAAGGACTGGCTTCAGTACAGATCTGCTACAGAAGTTTCTAATGCTCTTGTGAAAGTAGAGGATCTTAGATCTTAGTGCTCAGTGTCTCTGACTATAGGTTCCTTGTTAGTCTCGATTATAATCTTCTACTTTTACATTAGGCTAGATTTTGATCTAGATTGCTTGAACACGAGAACTTCAGTTTTTACAGTAGCTTTTCTGATTTTATGAGTTCCTTGTAGTTTGTTTGCTGTGGCTTAGCAATTATTTATTGTCAAGGCTAAATATTAACAGGTGCTGGGACTAATTATTGATGTCCAGCTAACCACATAATTGAGAATCAAACCTGTAACAGGAGAAACAAAGGCTACGAGGGTGCTCTCTTCTTCATTTGACCACAAATTGGAAATTTCCTGTTCTATTTTAGGTTACAGGcaaatcctttttcttttagatcATACATTCATTGAAATTATGGTTGATTTGTCATTGCATCTTTTTTTAGGAGTTGAAGacagaagagagagaaacaaggAAGGCCAAGTCGGGTGAGAAAAACtactgattttgatttttcatcttCCGGgtctctttgaattaatagaAAATGGAATCTTTGAATCTATTAATATCAGATATATTGTTtcttgggtttttgttttttggagtgAAATGAATGTTAGCGAGGAtctatttcttgaaatttacGTTTGAGTGTTTGTAGTGGTGATGCTTTTTTAaccaattcataatttatttagtaatttttcttaaacttcTCCTTTATAAATTGCAGGTTAGAGTTTGTAGAGAAAAGTCGAATATATATGCTATAAAGAAGCTTGAGAAATTAGTGATGCTTTGTTGAGGCCAAGTATGTGATTTTGTTAAGCTTTCCTAACAATTTTATTGGATTCTTTGTCATTATATGCTTATTTCCGATTTGGATCTAAATGTTCAAGTTAAACATTTGAAAGTAGAAATGATTcacaaattattttagattgaaGTTCAATTCGACAGATAAGCCAGGGTTTGAGCACATCTATGACTACAGTTTAAATAGACTTTGAAATATGATTTTGAATCTTTCCGGGGAGTGATTTTTTTATCGTTcacaattttaatttcttttttagttttcatggaTTATTTTTGAGATAATAATGAAGGCAATGTGAATCAAAACTTTTAGTGTCATTGTCAATTATAACCTTAGTTTAATATTCTTTGATTCTAATTACTACTATTATATTTATTGGTCTTCCCCCTTTTTGTCTCTGATATATCTTTTGGTTATTGTGCccataattattttacaatgaaCCATCCAGGATTAAATTATTGCATTATCCAGTGGCTCTTaatcaaccatttttttaaagttttttttcttccataagTGGATGGTATTCAGGTGGGAGTGCTCATCTTGGTGAAATATTTGACTCAGTGTTCTACTGTCTCTATATTATAAGAGTGCAGTGCTTTAGGTATTTTCATTCGAGTGAATAAGTTTCATATATTacatgaaaagtattttttatgtcCTCATCTTGCCTTTTCacaatttggtttttttgttctaaTAGCGAGAGGTGCTAGGTGTGCTGTTATTTGTGCATGGTTTTAATCAACTCGTTATAGGGACCCATACTCCATAAGTTTGAcacgcttttttttttcctcacatgTTGCAAGGTTGTTTTGCTTTCTCCTGTTTTGAGAATTCAACAGAATTTATACTTTTGAATTTAGCCTTTGAAAATGAGATTATTTCTTTTCAtacatttgaagtttttttttgtgttggttATTTCAATGGTTTGATTTTCAGTTTCGTCTTTTTACGCCTTTGAATCTGGAATTAAGAAGAAAAGAGTGAGAAACTTAAATTATCTTAGTTGCCTTTCTAGTATTATTTCTAAAggattaaaatttctttattgaGACGGGGCAACTAAGATTCGACTGTAGCTTGTTTTGTTAAATGCAACTGTACAGGTAATAATCTAGATCTCAACTCTATTGACTGCCATTGCATATTTGATTCATTTTTGTttaccttttcatttttcttatacCTTCGGTCCATAATAATTTACTACTAAATCAACTACAACACCTTGCTCTCTTTTTTCCGGTCTTTGGCTGTTGAGATAACCATATTTCATATGCTATCTCACTACCAAGTTTTGCGTAGGCTTCTAACTTTTTACAACATACTGTACCTAGCTTTAATTGGTTAGGCTTAACTATTGGCTTGACAACTAGCCTagcattctttttctttaatccaTATCACTTTAGCTATATCAATTACTTTGATGGATTATGGCTTCTCAAGTTTATGCTTTACCATATCTGTTTTTCTGGCATAATTTATCCACTGCTTCTGCTGGTTTAGGACTGTGCTGTCAGTTTCTCTTGCTCAAAATCTTTCAAGTCCTAATAAGTTATTTAAGCCTTTCTAAGAAATTTCCATTTATCTTACTTGATAACCATGATTGCAATTATATTTGTTTCCATGTTGTATTCTCATTTCTGATATTACAAGAAAACATTCTATAGACTTGCTTTATTGGCAATTCTGTATGTTTTTGCAGGCTCTAATAagtcaaccattttttttatgtctctgCTTTTAGTTTGGTGGCATTAGGTTTTTGGATATTGGTTGAATATCAAATGATTTGTATTTGAATTGTGTTTTGTGGTTTCATTGCTCTATTATGCAGTGAGAAATTAATAGAATGCATGGTGGAATCTTTGTTTTGATCTGTCGAACACTGTTTTTAAGCTTTAACAAATCAGAGGATCAACATGCTCTTGATATTTTTGGTGTCATTGatgatttaatttcatttccAGTTCTTTTTGTATGCCatagaattaattatattttttttgtgatgacATACATTGAAATCTTTTATCCTTGAGATCTTTTCAAAGAAATACGAAGCTTCTAATTTTTTTgctcaaacttttttattttagttgctTGAtgattcatttttcatttacaGGACATGTAGCCATGGACGGTCATGCCATGCATGCACTGGATATTGTTTTGCAACTTTTGCTAAAACTCACTTCCTTAAAAGCATTCAACTTGACTCTTGCTAGCACTGCTATATGCaactctttttaatttattaagcgCTTCTTGTTCTAGAATCATTGGATGacaaatacttttaattaaagatattattgCTTAACCACTGCATTCATTGCCTTTTAATGAATCTAGATTCTACTTGCATGCTAGGAAAGTTCTTCATTTCCCCTCTTGCTATGTGATTTAGGTTTCATGAATTTATAATTGGCAAGAAAGCTGCAGCAAGATTGCCCGTGGCAGCGCGCGGGGAATCAACCAATATTACGTTAAATGTGATATGTTATAttctaagacaaaaaaaaaaaggttaaaatcaataaaacaaactTGCTGGACTATTTTCTCTTGTCCTTGCAAGCCGTGGCTTTATGTTGTGGCTTAAGATGTGCCTCAACTCTGCTTGGATCCAACCACTTTAGAGGATGGAGattgaaaaacattcaatgagAGACCATAACCTGTAAGGTTAAAAACACTCAACATGAGAAAATTAGCACCGTCGTTTGAAACAATCTAAAACCAAAGCACCACAAaaaccttctcttcttctctgtcttttttaaagtttctctctgttttaattgtgtttttaggttaacataaaaagaaagattatttaaataaagataGGATCTTTATGGCAAAACAATCCTCTTTTTTGATCCTTTCTATGGTGTATGTCAGTGCTTACTCATTCGAGGATATTGCTTATTCAATTCTTAAAATGGGTTTATTCTTGTTCAATTAGAGATATGAATTGAGTccctttcttgctttctttctccgtttaaaatcttgaaattgaACTCAATAGTTACTTGGgttcttatttttcttgttgatattgttttgtAATTCCAAAGGGTTACTGGAATTAATACTGTCTCTGTGTTTTAAGATTTGAAGAGTCTCTGGCGCTATGGATCTGTCTCCATTCAAGTTGGACATTGATGAGCTTATAAATGAGTTTGTTGAGGTGTTTACTTGGATTTGTTATGTTGGGCTGTTTATGCTTTGTTTAGCTATTGTTTTTCAGGAAGGTTATTATGTTTTGACTGTTTTAACAGTTGTGGTGTTCGGGAACTGTTAGGGTGAGTTTACAACTTTGGCTGATATGAAAAGAGTATGGCTTTCCAGGAAGTTTACCTACATCTTGAAGCTAGTTCTCCTACCAAATTGGCCTTCTTTATGCAGTCGTTGTATGCTCATACAATTGGTGAGCTCTCACCGACTTGATTTTTGTATTGTCATTGAAGCAAATAATGTCTCTGCTAGAATCCTGTTGTCGTTGTGAGTTTTTCTTCAGTTTAAAAATTGTTGCCctggttatattttataaagccCGTTTCTGGTAATGGACAAGTCCCATCTGGGGCTGGATAGTTTTTGGATCATGTTGCCATCTCATCATATTTCTTGAGGCATATGTAAGCGAGAGCTTGTTTAATCTTACCATGCTCATAGTGAATTTAGATGATTGTCTCCTTGAAAGTaaatcaaggattttttttttaattcaatttctaaTGCAAATTTTGCTAACCAACATGTAATCAATTGCAGGTCACATGATTAGCACTTCTTCTTTATCACAAAGGCTAGGAGGCATGTACTGCCTTTACTGTCTTTATGAGACTCAACCATTCAAGCCTCCTCTCAAAATGTACTTCTCTCTTGGTATATCTGCACTTTCTgcatgaactttatctttaatGTACTTAATTTTGaggtttagtttattttgatgaGGTTGTACTATGTGCCATGCCATATTATGAAGCTTTTGCTCTAATTCTCTTTGCTTATCTGAATGGCAGGTGATGTGCAAATTGGctttcaaattaattcttttatccTTCTTACTAGAACTAATTGATTACATATTACTGTGTGACTTTTGGttgttttgaatgatttttacacaataatattttattaaaattggaaGTTACCTCAGACAAACTACTTCTGCTAGGTCTTATTCTAATTTATCATTATTGGTGTCATGACTCATCTTttccattcttttctttctggGGCCACTCTTGTATTCAGCCATGAACAATCTGGGTTTTTGCATTGTATTGTCAGTGTTGTTGtgattaatttctttcattGGTTGGACTTTTAGGTTTGAAGTGAACATGCTTAAGGGTTTTTCTTTGTGTGAACTCTCTCATTTGGAAGCATTTTATTGCTCTTGATCATGCTTGATCATGTTGAGGTGAATTTAGTGATGATAGTAATAATGAAGTTATGATTAACTgaagttttgtttttccttctccttttcacCATCTTATTTCTTCATGTTATCTGTCAGGAGAGTTGAAGAAACTCAAGACCCTTGTTATAAATGCAAAAGAACATGGAATAAAAGTAGTACCTGCTTTGGTCAAAAGGATGctagaaaagaacatgtttctcTTTGGGTTTGTGGATTTACATGAAGGTTCTGTCAGTGAGGCAGTGAACCAACTCACAGAATTGCAAGATGCCCGTGTGCAAGTTGCATATAAGAAGTATGTTTTCTAAGAATGATATAATTTATTCCAATCTAATATAATAGCATGATTAGTCAGGTTTCAGGTTTCAAAACATTCTATGGATCCTCTTATTGCTCCACTGCTTTCTTTATAACAGGTTGTTTGATGATATTCGGATTGAGCAATTCCTCCATATGGACATGGTGGTATGTTGCATAACTCATGTAAAGGTTTTACTCAGGTTCCACTAGATCAATAGTTGCAAATAGGCCCCGCCTTCTTTTCCTATTTTGAAAATAGATACCTGTAGGTATAATGATTGTGTACAATGCTCACAGTTGGTGCCATggttttcctccttttttttttccttcttctgaaTAAGCTTGTGGATTGAATTGCATCTTTTTCTGCAGGGTATGTAATTTGATTTAGAGATGCTCAAGAAAATGTTAACAGAATATGCAGAGGCGAAGAAACATGTCATCAGAGGTATGTTCTTTTATCCATCTCATGTCCTTATTTAAAAGTTATAGACTGAATAAGCATCAAATCGTGAAAGTAACATGTGTTTTCTTCCTTAATATACCTGTATCTGTACTGCCTAGCAGAGCTAGTGATTCTAGCCATTACCAGATGCGAAACTAGTTTATCAATTCACTAACACTAAGAAGCTACATTTACTTGGCCgtgattttttgaatttatctaattgttgaattttttgttatgcTCTCCAATTTTTACTAGGATAAATGGCAGGGGTGGTAgagtttttctaaatatatttgattgctTAGTTATTTCCATAAGAGTTTGTGTTTATTCTTATTGTCGATTTGTTACTCAACCCAAAAATTTCTCTCTGATTCCTATCCACATCATTTATGGTGCTGTATAAACTTTGAAGCACATATCAATTAATACTATCTAAACCATGTTAAATATGCTTGGTCCAGATATCATGGGGTCTCCATTTTATATTTCCCTTTCAAAATTCTTTCAGTATCTAATGACGTATTTAATttaccacttttttttttcagaagcaAGCAAGGCAGTAGATGTCCAAAACATACAAGCATATATCAGATGATAGGGAATTTATTGGAGATGAAGTTGAGAGGATCACAGAGAACTGGAACGTCCAAAGGCAAGTGTTTTATCAGCAAACAGGACTGAATCAACGTCATGCTCTGAAAGATGAGCAACAACATCAACCacagcacaaaaaaaatgaacaacaCGATGATGATTTTGGTGATGAATTTAGTCATCAACTGGAACTGCAACTAATTGAAGAACAGCTACAACAAAAACAAGAGGATGATGAATGTAATCAAGTTACTGTATTTattatcaaaacacaaaaaggaTCTCTCCGTAGAAAACGTGTGTCAGTATATGTTGAGAATAGCATCTTGAAACAATTAgagtcatttttaatttttttctgtgcCATTGGTCTGCATCCTCATGAAGTCTATAAACCTAGCTTTTCCAGTTCCATTAGGCCCCTTGTCCCACCTTCCCGGTaccaagaagattttttttttctgttcatgCCATCAATGTCTAGTTTTGATGATtgaataattattgattttaagtGCAGATAAAGTTCAGATTGGTTTTCTGTCGTTTGTTTTGGTCCACTGGATTCATATTAGTGTAACAACCATCTCATGATTATTCAATACGTTTCATCATCAATAAGTTTGTTTGAGCTTAGTCCAGAACGAAGTATTAATTAAACAGGTAGGTAGTAGAATTCTTAGATGATCATTCCCCCTCAATTCCCCCACATGATTACATAAACTAGTAAACTACGGAGGGAAGAAAATTAGAGGGGAACATGCAAGTACAATAAATATCCAAACTTTCCATGTAGCCATTAACTCTATTCTAATAGAATTTTTCTATTACTCAATCTCAACAATTTTTCTATTGCTCAATCTCAACATGAAGTTTGCCCTTTTCAGGCAAGCTATCCAAGCTAAAACCAACCAATCCAGAATTCAAATCATACACAAAATCAACCACATTTAAATCCACAATGCATTTctgattagtatttaaaagtatatttttattaaggttttatattatcattttgcacttgaagtatcaatatctccttaactagagcatgttttataataataagtctgataatataagatatatacatttaattcaatatcaccttaactagagcatgttttataataacaagtctgataatataagatacatttaattatggtaaatgttcattttaaatgcaggcctatcatatatatcaaaggattaattgatgagtttaactactgaaattgagaagacaaagagagggctaagcttagaaaaaagatgctggttgaattcaaattggaatactattcggttattggatcataactggagctgtagaacttggatttaggtctggtttatatggatagaaagctaagacataggtctaaaactttcatgaagagtccaagatttaaaagtaccgttttcaagttcaaattgtagcaacaacggaaaAGTCGGAATATGTCTTGTAGCCCTGACATTGTTCAGTATTCAACCCTTATCTCGAATTTTAGAACtccaaatgacctcattcttgttttgttggaaagctgagaccatgacccagaactttcatgaagactatctcttcaaattatgatgttagcaatgacattttctgcagataagaagataaagattgttaccaagtcaagaggtgaccacccactcaacaattagtcatcaaatcaataattcttaatcttggcctataaaaggaggcatttgccatgcatttaggcatattggttttcagatcaagatcatattcttgctttttttctttgtatttttgtaatgtttaagttttgctttcattaatctcttgtttatgcttttcatcataactatgttcttatctaatttatttatgtttctcttattcacaatgtttagctaagtttattatgtcaaggtgaaaaggtttcactaatggtgttagaataagtataatacaaactcaatatggatttcaatgtttatatccaataaagtttgttattaacatgtcttatctttttatcttactaattcttaataccttgcttgttaaatgattaatctagatttgtgttgtacaatccttggtacaacaaatacttggcactttcatagcctactatatggtataaccgacacctgtgctataacaagaacttgatttgttgttaacataagttaatatcatgaattcctgataatatttaaaagtatggtgttactaaaataagataattaatatgatcatgttaaaaatttataatgaactattaaggataaatcatcttattggaacctcctttgtttatgttttctagttcatactattagtggatcctctaaaaGTAACCTCCTTTGTGTTACTAAAAGTATGGTTTCCTGATAATAGAAAGAGTTcatactatacttatttttaatactattagtggatcctttacccttgacaattgcttttatctttgattaatactcacatcaatatcacatctcaaaagttctcttcaactctttttaatttgttgtttataattttatatagttcacctctcTATGGTTCAATTCTggtcttgccgagttatttattacttcgacactttAACACTTgtgataagacatcaatcttttgattgtgtCAACTTCCTTGGCTTAGCAGATGAATAAGCACCAAACTTGCCACATCCTTAAGCCTCTATGCAAACTTTCGCTACCAATTCATTGCTATAGTTCCCCACCCTCTTTTCAGTCACACCACTATTTTCACCCCTATATCCATTATTAAGCTATGATAATTCAGCACCACCTTTCATTTTATACTTCAGCCTCTCGATGGCTCCACCTGCGTTAAACATGTTGGTTAGCCCCTGGGTGCAAAGCTGAACCCAGTTGCTAAAACCATGATATGTGTTACAGTGAATATGTCATGCTCAAGGACTTTAAATGACACTGGCAAGGCTGCATTGCAAGGGAGGGTGATTAGTTCTCCTGTTCGGTGACAATAGAAAACACAATTTCATCCCAATTAGGGTCTGTGGCAGCTTTAGCGGTGAGGTGAACATCACGACCCCTGTGCCTCAGTTGTTGTTTGGTGGAAAGCGTTCTTTCTTTCAGTGTTGCTCCAAGCTACTCCTTGGAAATTGTAGACACTTAGGACCCTTGTGATA of the Populus nigra chromosome 7, ddPopNigr1.1, whole genome shotgun sequence genome contains:
- the LOC133699879 gene encoding zinc finger BED domain-containing protein DAYSLEEPER-like isoform X2 is translated as MDARDSTSNRDVSSSGGSGTTTGVTTTGVGGGEEDPILSVTATLAKDAWLHFNSRRFNECLEVLYQLKQKKEDDPKVLHDIAIAEYSRDGYPDPKKLLEVLNNIEIATLEENNQLMTPPENQMATLEDKNHLITTPEYQLATLEENNQLITTPEYQMETFEEKNHSMPAPETQPNKRRKRKSMVWEHFTIETVSADSRRAFCKQCKQSFAYSTGSKVAGTSHLKRHIAKGTCLALLRNQGNQQTPGAPGINGNGSMSDPPRRHYRSHSSAYISFDSDRCRPEIARMMIIHDYPLHMVEHSGFVTFLKSLEPRFDMVSFNIVQGDCVSSYLREKQNVMKFIEGLPGRVCLTLDVWTSSQSLGYVFITGHFIDGYWKPQRRILNVVMEPNPNSDAALSHAVATCLSDWSLEGKLFSITFNQPVGEPGLQNLRSLLSVKNPLIINGQLILGNCSARTLSNFAKEVLWAGREIIKKVRYSVKYVKTSEFHEQKFLELKEQLQVPSEKDLSLDNQAQWNTTYQMLVAASELKEVFSCLDTSDPDYKEAPSMEDWKQVDILCTYLKPLFDAANFLASRTNPNQKTFFHEVWKMHELYHSITSHGDPFVISLAEIMQEKIDKYLKECILALAIAVVLDPRFRMKLIEFSFVKFYGKEASTYIKIVDDALRELFLEYAALPLPLTPAHAEDGNFENMKTEEISYNELTDFDAYVETTSQNKKSELEQYLEESLLPRFQEMDVLKWWEENKLQYPVLSKMARDILTMQVSTADPDSVFDTEIKELDEYRSSLRPETVEALVCAKDWLQYRSATEVSNALVKVEDLRS
- the LOC133699879 gene encoding zinc finger BED domain-containing protein DAYSLEEPER-like isoform X1, coding for MDARDSTSNRDVSSSGGSGTTTGVTTTGVGGGEEDPILSVTATLAKDAWLHFNSRRFNECLEVLYQLKQKKEDDPKVLRNIAIAEYSRDGYPDPKKLLEVLNNIEVLHDIAIAEYSRDGYPDPKKLLEVLNNIEIATLEENNQLMTPPENQMATLEDKNHLITTPEYQLATLEENNQLITTPEYQMETFEEKNHSMPAPETQPNKRRKRKSMVWEHFTIETVSADSRRAFCKQCKQSFAYSTGSKVAGTSHLKRHIAKGTCLALLRNQGNQQTPGAPGINGNGSMSDPPRRHYRSHSSAYISFDSDRCRPEIARMMIIHDYPLHMVEHSGFVTFLKSLEPRFDMVSFNIVQGDCVSSYLREKQNVMKFIEGLPGRVCLTLDVWTSSQSLGYVFITGHFIDGYWKPQRRILNVVMEPNPNSDAALSHAVATCLSDWSLEGKLFSITFNQPVGEPGLQNLRSLLSVKNPLIINGQLILGNCSARTLSNFAKEVLWAGREIIKKVRYSVKYVKTSEFHEQKFLELKEQLQVPSEKDLSLDNQAQWNTTYQMLVAASELKEVFSCLDTSDPDYKEAPSMEDWKQVDILCTYLKPLFDAANFLASRTNPNQKTFFHEVWKMHELYHSITSHGDPFVISLAEIMQEKIDKYLKECILALAIAVVLDPRFRMKLIEFSFVKFYGKEASTYIKIVDDALRELFLEYAALPLPLTPAHAEDGNFENMKTEEISYNELTDFDAYVETTSQNKKSELEQYLEESLLPRFQEMDVLKWWEENKLQYPVLSKMARDILTMQVSTADPDSVFDTEIKELDEYRSSLRPETVEALVCAKDWLQYRSATEVSNALVKVEDLRS